The uncultured Fusobacterium sp. region AATGGTAGAGACTACTCCAGGAAGATTAATGTTCAATGAAATCCTACCTGAAGTTGACAAACAATACCATGTAACATTTGGTAAATCACAATTAAAGAAACTTATTGCTAAATTATATGATGAGCATGGATTTACTGAAACAGCTGAATTAATCAATAAGATTAAAGATTTTGGATATCACTATGGAGCAATGGCAGGGGTATCAGTAGGTATAGAAGACCTTGAAATTCCTGCAGCTAAGAAAGAAATACTTGCTGATGCTGATAGAAGAGTTGCTGAAATAGATAATGATTATAAAGAAGGAAAAATCATTAACGAAGAAAGATACAGAAAAACAATAGCAGTTTGGTCAGAAGCTACTGAAGCTGTTACAAAAGCAATGATGGATGGACTAGACCAATTCAACCCAGTTTACATGATGGCGAACTCAGGAGCCAGAGGTAACATATCTCAGATGAGACAACTTGCTGCCATGAGAGGAAACATGGCGGATACACAAGGAAGAATCATTGAGGTGCCTATTAAAGCTAACTTCCGTGAAGGATTAACAGTATTAGAATTCTTCATGTCATCACATGGAGCTAGAAAAGGACTAGCAGATACTGCCCTAAGAACTGCCGATTCAGGATACTTAACAAGAAGACTTGTTGATATTTCTCATGAAGTTATTGTTAAAGCTGAAGATTGTGGAACAACTCAAGGAATTGAAGTTGGAGAACTAGTTTCAGATGGTAAAGTAATTGAGAAATTAGATGAAAGAATTAGAGGAAGAGTTCTTGCTGAAGATCTAGTATTTGAAGGAGAAGTAATTGCTACTAGAAATACTATGATTGGTAAAGAATTAATTGATAAAATCAATGAACTTGGAATAAGAAAAGTTAAAATTAGATCTCCATTAACTTGTTCTCTAGAAAAAGGAGTATGTCAAAAATGTTATGGTATGGACCTTTCTAACCATAGAGAAATACTTCTTGGAGAAGCAGTTGGAGTTATCGCTGCTCAATCAATCGGAGAACCAGGTACACAGCTTACAATGAGAACGTTCCATACAGGAGGAGTTGCAACAGCAGCAACAGTTGTAAGTGGAGTTAGAGCTGAAAACTCTGGTAAAGTAGTTTATAGAGATGTTAAAACTCTAGAAAATGAAAAAACTGGAGAACAAATCGTAGTTAGCCAATCAGCTAAATTAATCATTGGAAACTATGACTATGAAATTCCATCAGGATCTATATTAAAAGTTAAAGAGGGAGATAATGTTGAAATTGGAGATACTCTAGTAACATTTGATCCATTCCACATCCCTATTATCGCTGACCAAGATGGTAGAATTGAATATAGAGAACTTTATGTTAAAGAAAACTATGATGAAAAGTATGACGTTACTGAATATATGGCAATTAAACCAGTTGAATCAGGAGATATCAACCCAAGAGTAGTTGTATTTGACAATGAAGGAAATGCAAAAGGAAGCTATGTTATCCCATTTGGAGCTTACTTAATGGTAAGAGAGGGAGAAGAAGTTAAAAAAGGTCAAACAATAGCTAAGATCATCAAAGAAGGAGCCGGAACAAAAGATATCACTGGAGGTCTTCCAAGAGTTCAAGAGCTATTTGAAGCAAGAAATCCTAAAGGTAAAGCAATGCTTACTGAAATAGAAGGAAAAGTAGAAGTTACTGGTAAAAAGAAAAAAGGTATGAGAGTTATTTTAGTTAAATCTACAAGTGACTCAAAAGACTTTAAAGAATACTTAGTACCAGTTGGAGAACGTTTAGTTGTAACAGATGGTATGCTTGTTAAAGCTGGAGATAAGATTACAGAAGGAGCAATCTCTCCATTTGACATCTTAAATATCAAAGGACTTGTAGCTGCAGAACAATTTATCCTTGAATCAGTACAACAAGTGTATAGAGACCAAGGAGTTGGAGTTAACGACAAGCACATTGAGATCATCGTTAAACAAATGTTTAAGAAAGTAAGAATAATCGATTCAGGAGCATCTCTATTCTTAGAAGATGAAGTAGTTGAAAAGAGAGTAGTAGACCTAGAAAATGCAAGATTAAAAGAATTAGGAAAACCATTAATTCAATATGAACCAATTATTCAAGGTATCACTAAAGCTGCTGTAAATACAGGAAGCTTTATCTCTGCTGCATCATTCCAAGAAACTACAAAAGTACTTTCAAATGCTGCTATTGAAGGAAAAATTGACTTCTTAGAAGGATTGAAAGAAAACGTAATCATCGGTAAGAAGATACCTGCTGGAACTGGATTCAGTGCATATAAGAAGATAAGAGTTAAAAAATTATCAGAAGAAGAATAATAAAATAAGAATAGGCGACATAATATAGTCGCCTATTCCTGTATTATTTTATTGTTCTTGGAGGAAAAAAATGAGAAGTATGACAGGTTATTCTAAACTTAACTTTGAAGATGAAAAGTTTGCTATTAATTTAGAACTAAAAAGTGTTAACAATAAGAATTTAAATTTAAAAATAAAACTTCCATATAATTTGAATTTTTTAGAAAATGCTATAAGAACAGAAGTAGCCTCAAAAATAAGTAGAGGATCATTAGATCTAAAAATAGAATTTGAAGATAAGAGAGAACTTGGAGAAATTTTCGATTATGATAGAAGTTTAAGTTCAGCTTATATGAAGATTCTAAAAGAGATGGAAAATGACTTTGATGAAAAATTTACAAA contains the following coding sequences:
- the rpoC gene encoding DNA-directed RNA polymerase subunit beta', which codes for MGIRSFEKIRIRLASPEKIEEWSYGEVTKPETINYRTLNPERDGLFCEKIFGPTKDWECACGKYKRMRYKGLICEKCEVEVTRSKVRRERMGHISLAAPVSHIWYSKGTPNKMSLIIGLSPKELESVLYFARYIVTESGESNLKEGKILTEKEYKLYKQLYGNKFEALMGAEAILKLLEKTDLETLRDELEKDLEDVTSSQKRKKVVKRLKIVRDFLASNNKPEWMILKNVPVIPADLRPMVQLDGGRFATSDLNDLYRRVINRNNRLKKLLEIKAPEIVVKNEKRMLQEAVDALIDNGRRGKPVVAQNNRELKSLSDMLKGKQGRFRQNLLGKRVDYSARSVIVVGPSLKMNQCGIPKKMALELYKPFIMRELVKRELASNIKTAKKLVEDADDKVWDVIEDVIQDHPVLLNRAPTLHRLSIQAFEPVLIEGKAIRLHPLVCSAFNADFDGDQMAVHLMLSPEAIMEAKLLMLAPNNIISPSNGEPIAVPSQDMVMGCFYMTKDRPGSKGEGKAFSNIEQALTAYQNGVLDTHAMIKVRINGEMVETTPGRLMFNEILPEVDKQYHVTFGKSQLKKLIAKLYDEHGFTETAELINKIKDFGYHYGAMAGVSVGIEDLEIPAAKKEILADADRRVAEIDNDYKEGKIINEERYRKTIAVWSEATEAVTKAMMDGLDQFNPVYMMANSGARGNISQMRQLAAMRGNMADTQGRIIEVPIKANFREGLTVLEFFMSSHGARKGLADTALRTADSGYLTRRLVDISHEVIVKAEDCGTTQGIEVGELVSDGKVIEKLDERIRGRVLAEDLVFEGEVIATRNTMIGKELIDKINELGIRKVKIRSPLTCSLEKGVCQKCYGMDLSNHREILLGEAVGVIAAQSIGEPGTQLTMRTFHTGGVATAATVVSGVRAENSGKVVYRDVKTLENEKTGEQIVVSQSAKLIIGNYDYEIPSGSILKVKEGDNVEIGDTLVTFDPFHIPIIADQDGRIEYRELYVKENYDEKYDVTEYMAIKPVESGDINPRVVVFDNEGNAKGSYVIPFGAYLMVREGEEVKKGQTIAKIIKEGAGTKDITGGLPRVQELFEARNPKGKAMLTEIEGKVEVTGKKKKGMRVILVKSTSDSKDFKEYLVPVGERLVVTDGMLVKAGDKITEGAISPFDILNIKGLVAAEQFILESVQQVYRDQGVGVNDKHIEIIVKQMFKKVRIIDSGASLFLEDEVVEKRVVDLENARLKELGKPLIQYEPIIQGITKAAVNTGSFISAASFQETTKVLSNAAIEGKIDFLEGLKENVIIGKKIPAGTGFSAYKKIRVKKLSEEE